One part of the Parabacteroides distasonis ATCC 8503 genome encodes these proteins:
- a CDS encoding RagB/SusD family nutrient uptake outer membrane protein — translation MKNIYIVVLLSLVVLFNGCKEDFLETTSTQTVDEQAVFNDTQSAMLAVNGLHKLMWTGDLSSSAFYGGYDMLMIWYEVMGDDLVYTYSNAQFQKQAQWSSHRNATIGSATHFYRLLQYFISNSSMIIDNIDAAEGLESERNYIKGQAHFYRAFAYFTMVQMYGGRYKAEGDNTQLGVVIRNDNSTEPRARASVEEVYTQINEDIDLAIQLLGATEEKRTNKSHIDLHVARGLKARILLTQGKWLEAAEMAKLVVDLSGAKLQDDTYTTLNDRFSDQSNTEWLWGSNPLLQQAPNLTHFHGYMSNEIISYNGNTPRAIYNKLYDKISDTDVRKGIWFPRATDPNTLPRPIRAECNSKAYANYMANKFIVSDPTTKGGRDVPFMRLPEMMLIMAEGYARAGEPGKAAQALYPLASHRDPEYTLSTKTGENLIEEVMTQRRIELWGEGFRWFDLKRLNMDLDRGPAPRPEVFPNGLIEYWNKDAMPKVVDPEASNYNMYGDGTVTGNGNRYRPAGHRDWQWAIPDKETQLNPLCEPNP, via the coding sequence ATGAAAAATATATATATAGTAGTGTTGCTATCTCTTGTGGTATTATTCAATGGCTGCAAGGAGGATTTTTTGGAGACAACTTCCACACAAACGGTGGATGAGCAAGCAGTGTTCAATGATACCCAATCGGCTATGTTGGCTGTAAATGGCTTGCATAAATTGATGTGGACGGGTGATCTGTCTAGTTCGGCTTTTTATGGCGGTTACGATATGTTGATGATTTGGTATGAGGTGATGGGGGATGATTTGGTATATACGTACAGCAATGCGCAGTTCCAAAAGCAGGCTCAATGGTCGAGCCATCGGAATGCGACGATCGGTAGCGCGACCCATTTTTATCGCTTGTTGCAATATTTTATCTCTAACAGTAGTATGATTATCGATAATATCGATGCTGCGGAAGGTTTGGAGAGCGAGAGGAATTATATCAAGGGGCAAGCCCATTTTTACCGGGCTTTCGCCTATTTCACGATGGTACAGATGTATGGCGGCCGTTATAAGGCAGAGGGCGATAACACGCAATTGGGTGTGGTAATTCGTAACGATAACTCAACGGAGCCAAGAGCGAGAGCTTCTGTAGAGGAGGTGTATACGCAGATCAATGAGGATATCGACTTGGCGATCCAATTATTGGGTGCTACGGAGGAGAAACGGACTAATAAGTCGCATATTGATTTGCACGTGGCTCGCGGTTTGAAGGCTCGTATCTTATTGACGCAAGGTAAATGGTTGGAAGCGGCTGAAATGGCTAAATTGGTCGTTGATCTATCAGGAGCCAAATTGCAAGATGATACCTATACGACATTGAATGATCGTTTTAGCGATCAATCAAATACAGAATGGTTGTGGGGATCGAATCCTTTGTTGCAGCAAGCTCCGAACTTGACTCACTTCCATGGATATATGTCGAATGAGATCATTTCGTATAATGGCAATACCCCTCGTGCGATTTATAATAAGTTATACGACAAGATCAGTGATACCGATGTGCGTAAAGGAATTTGGTTTCCGAGGGCGACCGATCCCAATACTCTTCCGCGACCGATCCGGGCGGAGTGTAACAGTAAAGCGTATGCTAATTATATGGCCAATAAGTTTATCGTATCGGATCCTACGACGAAAGGTGGCCGGGATGTTCCTTTCATGCGTTTGCCGGAGATGATGTTGATCATGGCGGAGGGATATGCACGTGCTGGGGAGCCAGGCAAAGCGGCTCAGGCTCTTTATCCGCTGGCAAGTCATCGGGATCCGGAGTATACATTGTCTACGAAAACGGGCGAAAACTTGATAGAAGAGGTGATGACTCAACGTCGCATAGAGCTTTGGGGGGAAGGTTTCCGTTGGTTCGACTTGAAACGTTTGAATATGGATTTGGACCGTGGACCGGCTCCTCGTCCTGAGGTTTTCCCGAATGGTTTGATTGAATATTGGAACAAAGACGCAATGCCTAAAGTGGTGGATCCAGAAGCTTCTAATTACAATATGTATGGAGATGGAACGGTGACGGGTAACGGGAACAGATATCGTCCGGCCGGACATAGGGATTGGCAATGGGCTATTCCTGATAAGGAGACTCAACTGAATCCGCTTTGCGAACCGAATCCATAA